The proteins below are encoded in one region of Bacillus vallismortis:
- the speB gene encoding agmatinase gives MRFDEAYSGKVFIASRPEWEGADAILYGMPMDWTVSYRPGSRFGPSRIREVSIGLEEYSPYLDRDLADLNFFDAGDIPLPFGNPQRSLDMIEEYVDSILEKGKFPMGMGGEHLVSWPVIKAMHKKYPDLAIIHFDAHTDLRVDYEGEPLSHSTPIRKAAELIGPQNVYSFGIRSGMKEEFEWAKENGMHISKFEVLEPLKEVLPKLAGRPVYVTIDIDVLDPAHAPGTGTVDAGGITSKELLASVHEIARSEVNVKGADLVEVAPVYDHSEQTANTASKIIREMLLGFVK, from the coding sequence ATGAGATTTGATGAAGCTTATTCAGGAAAAGTATTTATCGCGAGCCGTCCAGAGTGGGAAGGGGCGGACGCCATCCTTTACGGCATGCCGATGGACTGGACGGTCAGCTATCGCCCGGGCTCACGCTTTGGCCCGAGCAGAATCCGCGAGGTGTCAATCGGCCTTGAAGAATACAGCCCGTATTTAGATCGTGATCTGGCCGATCTCAATTTCTTTGACGCCGGCGACATTCCGCTGCCGTTCGGAAATCCGCAGCGAAGCCTTGATATGATCGAGGAATATGTGGACAGCATTTTAGAAAAAGGGAAATTCCCAATGGGCATGGGCGGGGAGCACCTCGTGTCATGGCCTGTCATAAAAGCAATGCACAAGAAATACCCAGACCTTGCGATTATCCATTTTGACGCACATACGGATCTTCGCGTTGATTATGAGGGAGAACCGCTTTCTCACTCCACGCCGATCCGCAAAGCGGCAGAATTGATCGGACCGCAAAATGTATATTCATTCGGAATCCGTTCTGGCATGAAAGAAGAGTTTGAATGGGCGAAGGAAAACGGCATGCACATCTCAAAATTTGAAGTGCTAGAACCGCTGAAGGAAGTGCTTCCGAAGCTCGCGGGCCGTCCAGTGTACGTCACAATCGACATTGACGTATTAGACCCTGCACACGCACCGGGAACAGGAACGGTTGACGCCGGCGGCATCACGTCTAAAGAACTGCTTGCATCCGTCCATGAAATCGCGCGTTCAGAGGTAAACGTGAAGGGCGCTGACTTGGTGGAAGTCGCACCGGTTTATGACCACTCAGAGCAAACGGCAAACACAGCCAGCAAAATCATCCGTGAGATGCTGCTTGGGTTTGTGAAATAA
- a CDS encoding ABC transporter ATP-binding protein, whose translation MTTFIECTNVYKKLKGNFVLNDINLTIKKNEFIVLKGHNGSGKTMILRAIAGLLKLTKGQITVNNLVIGKDTDFSRNTGILIEYPSFIPVYTGYQNLKFLASINKKVSDQEIRKMIEQVGLDPEDKRKVKRYSLGMKQRLGLAQALMESPSLLLLDEPTNALDKKGIQLITDLLKKEKEKGTTIVVASHDETLTENNIVDRVIHISNGRLGEDNE comes from the coding sequence ATGACTACATTTATAGAATGTACAAATGTATATAAGAAGTTAAAAGGAAATTTCGTACTTAATGATATTAATTTAACTATCAAAAAAAATGAGTTTATAGTATTAAAAGGACATAACGGCTCTGGAAAAACAATGATTTTAAGAGCAATCGCAGGGCTTTTAAAATTAACCAAAGGGCAAATTACTGTCAACAATCTCGTTATAGGAAAAGATACAGATTTTTCTAGAAATACAGGGATATTAATTGAATACCCCAGTTTTATACCTGTCTACACCGGTTATCAAAACTTGAAATTCTTAGCTTCAATTAATAAGAAAGTTTCAGACCAAGAGATACGAAAAATGATTGAGCAAGTAGGATTAGATCCTGAAGACAAACGTAAGGTAAAACGTTATTCCTTAGGAATGAAGCAACGTTTAGGACTAGCACAAGCCCTAATGGAGTCTCCGTCACTGCTGCTTTTAGATGAACCGACTAACGCACTGGACAAAAAAGGAATTCAGCTAATCACTGATTTATTGAAAAAAGAAAAAGAAAAGGGAACTACAATAGTCGTTGCGAGTCATGATGAAACTCTGACTGAAAACAATATTGTAGACAGAGTTATACACATAAGCAACGGTAGACTGGGTGAGGATAATGAATAA
- a CDS encoding membrane protein, translating into MAYFFTYRLLKSKTLYFSLISSTLIVLYQYLNIAVFDNHSNLPYEVHKSPFLSNILQGNSVIPSTVWLMILPILATLPIASLYRFDVNSGYFMNTIMKTTKGKYFNTLIVFNFLCSFFVIIIPLSINLYLFMMTYPSIKPDGIINYMQNVVSNGSDLANIYYEHPLLYTLILILINGLYGAVLSTIGLSFSFFIKKTYFVYIIPFVVNLIGITILNPDYNPQRYIISNNGFFNLKIFSLLNLGIIILGLLIFLWGKKRRVLL; encoded by the coding sequence ATGGCCTATTTTTTTACTTACAGGCTTCTAAAAAGCAAGACACTATATTTTTCACTTATATCTAGTACTCTCATAGTACTATACCAGTACTTGAATATTGCAGTGTTTGATAATCATTCAAATCTGCCTTACGAAGTTCACAAATCACCTTTTTTATCGAATATATTGCAGGGTAATTCTGTTATTCCTTCAACAGTATGGTTGATGATACTTCCTATTTTGGCTACCTTACCAATTGCAAGTCTATATAGATTTGATGTGAATTCTGGATATTTTATGAACACTATAATGAAAACAACCAAAGGAAAGTACTTTAATACACTTATCGTGTTTAATTTCTTATGTTCTTTTTTTGTTATTATAATTCCTTTAAGTATTAATTTATATTTATTTATGATGACTTATCCATCCATCAAACCTGATGGAATCATAAATTATATGCAAAATGTGGTTTCTAATGGTAGTGACCTTGCTAATATTTATTATGAACATCCACTGCTCTATACGTTAATCCTAATACTTATAAATGGATTATACGGTGCTGTCTTATCAACAATCGGGCTATCTTTTTCTTTTTTCATTAAGAAAACTTATTTTGTATATATTATACCGTTTGTTGTGAACTTAATTGGCATTACTATCTTGAACCCTGATTATAATCCTCAAAGATATATCATTAGTAACAATGGTTTTTTCAATTTGAAAATATTTTCTTTATTAAACTTAGGAATAATCATATTAGGTCTTTTAATATTTTTATGGGGTAAAAAGCGCCGTGTTTTATTATAA
- the phrF gene encoding phosphatase RapF inhibitor PhrF — translation MKLKSKLLLSCLALSTVFIATNIANAPTHQIEVAQRGMI, via the coding sequence ATGAAATTGAAGTCTAAACTATTACTCTCTTGTCTGGCCCTAAGCACTGTTTTCATCGCAACGAATATTGCAAATGCACCCACACACCAAATTGAAGTTGCACAGCGAGGAATGATTTAA
- the rapF gene encoding response regulator aspartate phosphatase RapF: MTGVISSSSVGEKINEWYMYIRRFSIPDAEYLRREIKQELDQMEEDQDLHLYYSLMEFRHNLMLEYLEPLEKMRIEEQPRLSDLLVEIDKKQARLTGVLDYYFNFFRGMYELDQREYLSAIKFFKKAESKLIFVKDRIEKAEFFFKMSESYYYMKQTYFSMDYARQAYEIYKEHEAYNIRLLQCHSLFATNFLDLKQYEDAISHFKKAYSMAEAENQPQLMGRTLYNIGLCKNSQSQYEDAVTYFKRAITVFEESNILPSLPQAYFLITQIHYKLGKMDKAHAYHSKGTAYSQEAGDSIYLSEFEFLKSLYLSGPDEEAIQRFFDFLESKMLYADLEDFALDVAKYYHERENFQKASAYFLKVEQVRQLIQGGVRLYEIEV, translated from the coding sequence GTGACAGGTGTCATATCTTCTTCTTCCGTCGGAGAAAAGATTAACGAATGGTATATGTACATACGCCGATTCAGCATACCCGATGCAGAGTATTTACGAAGAGAAATCAAACAAGAGCTGGATCAAATGGAAGAAGATCAAGATCTTCATTTGTACTATTCACTGATGGAATTCCGGCACAACCTGATGCTTGAGTACCTTGAACCACTAGAAAAAATGCGGATCGAGGAACAGCCGCGGCTGTCTGATTTGCTGGTTGAGATTGATAAAAAACAGGCTCGTTTAACCGGAGTCCTTGATTATTACTTTAATTTCTTCAGGGGCATGTACGAACTGGATCAGCGGGAATATCTGTCGGCTATTAAATTTTTTAAAAAGGCCGAAAGCAAGTTAATATTCGTTAAGGATCGGATCGAGAAGGCAGAGTTTTTCTTTAAGATGTCTGAGTCTTATTACTATATGAAACAAACGTATTTTTCAATGGACTATGCCCGGCAGGCATATGAAATATACAAAGAACATGAAGCTTATAATATAAGATTGCTTCAGTGTCACTCTTTATTTGCTACCAATTTCTTAGATCTGAAACAATATGAGGACGCCATATCACATTTTAAAAAAGCTTACTCTATGGCGGAAGCTGAGAATCAGCCCCAATTAATGGGGAGAACATTGTACAACATCGGGCTTTGTAAAAACAGCCAAAGCCAATATGAGGACGCCGTAACCTATTTCAAAAGAGCAATAACTGTTTTTGAAGAATCTAACATTCTTCCGTCCCTGCCCCAAGCCTATTTTTTGATTACACAAATACATTATAAATTGGGGAAAATGGATAAAGCCCATGCATATCATAGTAAGGGAACAGCTTATTCTCAAGAGGCCGGAGATTCAATCTATTTATCAGAGTTTGAATTTTTGAAATCTTTATACTTATCAGGCCCTGATGAAGAAGCAATTCAAAGATTCTTTGATTTCCTCGAAAGTAAAATGTTGTATGCTGATCTTGAAGATTTCGCTCTTGATGTGGCAAAATATTATCATGAACGTGAAAACTTTCAAAAAGCCTCTGCTTATTTCCTAAAGGTGGAACAAGTAAGGCAACTTATTCAAGGAGGAGTGAGATTGTATGAAATTGAAGTCTAA
- a CDS encoding YncE family protein codes for MRKNKLSFREKTQAAQEECLCFCGEDVSREAMFQAPIELPEGFVVDPAEAVANVTWNADSLSCVSERCLIETGPEPDEIGVQFAVRLQGTVTLLVSVSPVRNQYGQGDGAVSVIHNAEIDQVVYYSDEPDDCLDFSEITIENLIVVPPFYGSPLSVTGTIVLVPESEPVYAFTANPNDQSVSVIDTNTHSVVTTIALPYRPTGIEITPDKSSVFVLHPNNNLISVIDYDTLTVTASILLDQPPETIRFMPEHDFAYVLAGNAIYVIRMETSTVERSIPVEGYDIAIDPNELFAYVLDFGLVQKVDLSTGEVTGTIERGLIVNSIETKPPERYAYVLEQDHFLNYLTIIDLDTFTISSTQELEYEGEYQMFKSGSGLYLFDDFTHNLYSVSPSGAGVIGNLPQSARDFAFTPNGRFLYATRFIEQSIIVYNTDDYSVETVISLGVSPSDIAI; via the coding sequence TTGAGAAAAAACAAGCTTTCCTTTAGAGAAAAAACTCAAGCCGCACAAGAAGAGTGTTTATGTTTTTGTGGGGAAGATGTAAGCCGTGAAGCGATGTTTCAAGCGCCGATTGAATTGCCTGAGGGGTTTGTCGTTGATCCGGCTGAGGCTGTTGCAAACGTCACGTGGAATGCAGATAGCCTTTCTTGTGTTAGTGAACGTTGCTTAATTGAGACGGGGCCTGAGCCTGATGAAATTGGTGTTCAATTTGCAGTACGCCTGCAGGGAACCGTAACGCTTCTCGTCAGCGTCTCACCTGTGCGAAATCAATATGGACAAGGGGACGGGGCTGTTTCCGTCATTCACAATGCGGAGATCGATCAAGTCGTCTATTATTCTGATGAACCGGATGATTGCCTGGATTTTAGTGAGATCACGATCGAGAACCTTATTGTCGTCCCGCCTTTCTACGGCAGTCCTTTATCAGTGACGGGCACGATTGTGCTTGTACCGGAATCGGAGCCTGTTTATGCGTTTACAGCGAATCCAAATGATCAATCAGTTTCTGTGATTGATACAAACACTCATAGTGTTGTGACAACGATTGCTCTTCCGTACCGGCCGACAGGTATTGAAATAACTCCAGATAAAAGCTCTGTGTTTGTCTTACATCCCAACAATAATCTGATTTCTGTCATTGATTATGACACATTGACAGTGACAGCATCTATTTTGCTGGATCAGCCGCCTGAAACTATTCGATTTATGCCTGAACATGATTTCGCATATGTTCTCGCCGGTAATGCCATTTATGTGATTAGAATGGAAACGTCAACTGTAGAAAGGTCTATTCCTGTTGAAGGGTATGATATTGCAATTGATCCCAATGAGTTGTTCGCCTATGTTCTTGATTTTGGTTTAGTGCAAAAAGTGGACTTATCTACCGGTGAAGTTACAGGAACAATTGAACGAGGGCTTATTGTAAATTCCATAGAAACAAAGCCGCCGGAGCGGTATGCCTATGTATTAGAACAAGATCACTTCTTAAATTATTTGACGATTATTGATTTAGATACGTTTACGATCAGTAGCACCCAAGAGCTGGAGTATGAGGGTGAGTATCAAATGTTTAAGAGCGGATCAGGGTTGTATTTGTTTGATGATTTCACTCACAATCTATATTCCGTCAGTCCAAGCGGTGCAGGCGTAATAGGAAATCTTCCGCAATCGGCAAGAGATTTTGCGTTTACCCCAAATGGAAGATTTTTGTATGCTACTCGTTTTATAGAGCAAAGCATCATTGTATACAACACGGATGACTATTCTGTGGAAACTGTCATATCGCTAGGCGTTTCACCGAGTGACATTGCGATTTAA
- a CDS encoding YncE family protein — translation MKKNDLSALQENCFCFCNEEVSREAPFQVPIDVPEGFVVDPAEAVSAVTWSTDQLSCVSEPCLTEIGPGTEDIGVIYGMRLQGTITLLVSVSPVRNQYGQGDGAVSVIHNAEIDQVVYYSDEPDDCPDFSEITVKNLVVVPPFYGSFLTVTGTMILVPEPELGSYAFTANQSNKTVTIIDTNTHTVVKNISVPYTPYELGVTPDKRYTYVLHHNYDLVTVIDNTTLRTSAFIPVEGRPFQIAFDPAGAFAYVLTNSSDAVYVINTETKSIDRVIGNVAVLPASISVDTTGEFAYVVDNASGSINKIDLVTGSSAGVLTGLYSPNNMAIAPNNQFAYVTTREPNDLNLSYVWVIDLNTFEEKDLLSDLFLGSPKMIFSSDSTRVYLLVPERLYVFDTATYTEIADADLLGAGDFALTAGQEFIYTTQPEQNTVTVYRTDDLSVETVITVVGGPMAIEI, via the coding sequence ATGAAAAAGAATGATCTTTCTGCTTTACAGGAAAATTGTTTCTGTTTTTGTAATGAAGAAGTCAGCCGTGAAGCGCCATTTCAAGTGCCGATTGACGTTCCGGAGGGGTTTGTTGTTGATCCGGCTGAAGCCGTCTCCGCGGTTACATGGAGTACAGATCAGCTTTCCTGTGTCAGCGAGCCGTGCTTAACAGAGATAGGACCTGGTACTGAGGATATTGGGGTGATCTATGGAATGCGTCTTCAAGGAACCATCACGCTTCTCGTCAGCGTCTCACCTGTGCGAAATCAATATGGACAAGGGGACGGGGCTGTTTCTGTCATTCACAATGCAGAGATTGATCAAGTCGTCTACTATTCTGATGAACCGGATGATTGCCCGGATTTTAGTGAGATCACGGTAAAAAATCTTGTCGTTGTTCCACCGTTTTATGGAAGCTTCTTAACGGTGACAGGCACAATGATTCTTGTTCCTGAGCCGGAACTTGGATCCTATGCGTTTACAGCTAATCAAAGCAACAAGACAGTAACAATCATTGATACGAATACTCACACCGTGGTCAAAAACATTTCTGTTCCTTATACGCCATATGAGCTTGGAGTTACACCAGATAAACGATACACCTATGTTTTGCATCATAACTATGATCTCGTAACAGTAATTGATAATACAACATTAAGAACATCTGCATTCATACCGGTTGAGGGCAGACCATTTCAAATTGCGTTTGATCCTGCCGGTGCATTTGCATATGTGTTAACCAATTCGTCAGATGCCGTTTATGTCATTAATACAGAAACTAAATCAATAGACCGTGTGATTGGCAATGTTGCTGTTTTGCCGGCAAGTATTTCGGTCGATACAACTGGAGAGTTTGCTTATGTAGTGGATAATGCAAGCGGATCTATTAATAAAATTGATCTCGTTACCGGTTCGAGCGCAGGGGTTCTGACTGGATTGTATTCTCCTAATAACATGGCCATAGCACCAAACAATCAGTTTGCTTATGTGACGACAAGAGAACCAAACGATTTGAATTTGAGTTACGTTTGGGTGATTGATTTAAATACGTTTGAGGAAAAGGATTTACTTAGCGACTTGTTCCTTGGAAGTCCGAAAATGATCTTTTCATCTGACAGTACACGAGTATATTTGCTTGTTCCAGAACGACTCTATGTGTTTGATACAGCCACCTATACAGAGATTGCCGATGCCGATCTTCTTGGTGCCGGTGATTTCGCGCTAACAGCTGGTCAGGAGTTTATATATACCACGCAGCCAGAGCAAAACACAGTAACCGTCTATCGCACTGACGATTTATCTGTTGAAACGGTAATCACCGTTGTTGGCGGGCCGATGGCAATTGAGATATAA
- a CDS encoding YncE family protein, with protein sequence MKKGEFSLNKKARLNQLECLCFCEEEVSREVSFQVPIEVPPGFTVDPAEAVGNVTWNTGNLACISEPCLTETGVEYGIRLQGTIELLVSVEPVRNEYGQGEAAISKIETAEIDQMVYYSEQAEDCPDLSQVTVEHIVIVPPFYGNPLTVTGTIILVPEQEIRSYVFTANTGDSTVSVIDAELHTVVKTIPFSAVPTNLGVTFDKAYTYVLHGNTNLVSVIDNKTLTIINTITVGGGPRTIEFDPTNEFAYVMAAGSIYMINMALQSVIHVISVPGSIDFALDPNGQYVYTVNTSSWSVDQYDVNTGQLVGSLVNELEYPSLIEMSYDGDFAYVMNSELWPKVVTKISLSPLSVEGNLNRFFDVLRTIVFSFDSTRAYLLEPYFDPSLIYNLTVVNTATNEIIASVSLPGAIDLAVTPDNQYIYAAQPDDNTVTVYRTSDYTAVTVIPVGAGPSAIAM encoded by the coding sequence ATGAAGAAGGGTGAATTCTCTCTTAATAAAAAGGCCCGTTTAAATCAGCTAGAGTGTCTATGTTTTTGTGAGGAAGAGGTCAGCCGAGAAGTGTCATTTCAAGTGCCTATTGAAGTGCCGCCAGGTTTTACTGTTGATCCGGCTGAGGCGGTTGGGAATGTGACGTGGAATACTGGTAATCTTGCATGTATCAGTGAACCATGTTTAACCGAAACAGGGGTTGAATATGGCATTCGCCTTCAAGGGACGATTGAATTATTAGTCAGTGTTGAACCGGTACGGAATGAATATGGACAGGGAGAGGCAGCGATCTCCAAGATTGAGACAGCGGAAATTGATCAAATGGTTTATTATTCTGAACAGGCTGAGGACTGTCCTGATCTGAGCCAAGTCACAGTAGAACATATCGTGATTGTTCCGCCTTTTTATGGAAATCCACTGACTGTAACGGGAACGATCATTCTAGTACCGGAGCAGGAGATACGTTCTTACGTGTTTACAGCCAATACTGGAGACAGCACGGTTTCCGTTATTGATGCAGAATTACACACTGTTGTAAAAACCATTCCATTTTCTGCTGTCCCGACTAATTTAGGTGTTACTTTTGATAAAGCATACACGTATGTCCTCCATGGGAATACCAACCTTGTCTCAGTAATTGATAACAAAACACTAACGATTATCAATACTATTACTGTTGGAGGAGGGCCAAGAACGATTGAATTTGATCCAACAAACGAATTCGCGTATGTGATGGCCGCTGGCTCAATTTATATGATTAACATGGCCTTGCAATCAGTGATTCATGTCATATCAGTGCCCGGTTCCATAGACTTTGCTTTGGATCCAAATGGACAGTATGTCTATACCGTCAATACGAGTAGTTGGTCAGTTGATCAATATGATGTGAATACAGGCCAGCTTGTTGGCAGCCTCGTGAATGAGTTAGAATATCCAAGTTTAATTGAAATGTCATATGACGGAGACTTTGCGTATGTGATGAATAGTGAATTATGGCCAAAGGTTGTCACAAAGATCAGTTTGTCACCCTTAAGCGTGGAAGGTAATTTGAATCGTTTTTTCGATGTTCTGAGGACGATTGTATTTTCGTTTGACAGTACACGAGCTTATCTTCTAGAACCATATTTCGATCCGTCTCTCATTTATAATCTCACTGTCGTCAATACAGCCACAAACGAAATTATCGCGAGTGTTTCTCTCCCCGGCGCCATTGACCTCGCCGTAACGCCGGACAATCAGTACATTTACGCGGCACAGCCCGATGACAATACTGTGACCGTATACCGCACAAGTGATTATACAGCCGTGACGGTGATCCCGGTTGGCGCGGGTCCGTCCGCGATTGCGATGTAG
- the albB gene encoding antilisterial bacteriocin subtilosin biosynthesis protein AlbB, whose amino-acid sequence MSSAQRRLLLYLLSFIFVIGAVVYFVKSDYLFTVIFIAIAILFGMRARKADSR is encoded by the coding sequence TTGTCATCAGCACAAAGAAGACTTTTACTGTATCTCCTTTCATTTATCTTTGTCATCGGCGCAGTCGTCTATTTTGTCAAAAGCGATTATCTATTTACAGTGATTTTCATTGCCATTGCCATTCTTTTCGGAATGCGCGCGCGGAAGGCTGACTCGCGATGA
- a CDS encoding DUF1934 domain-containing protein, with the protein MKQETPITLHVKSVIGDDGNQEVIQFRTTGFYYVKQNKVYLSYYEEHDLGKVKTIVKVSEGEVLVMRSGAVKMNQRFVTGASTIAKYKMSFGELELKTSTISIQSDLGEEKGRISIAYDMHVGDEQQHLHHMTITYEGGTHA; encoded by the coding sequence ATGAAGCAAGAGACACCGATAACACTCCATGTGAAATCTGTGATCGGAGATGACGGAAACCAGGAAGTCATCCAATTCCGCACCACCGGATTTTACTATGTTAAACAAAATAAAGTGTATCTATCTTATTATGAAGAACACGACTTAGGCAAAGTAAAAACAATTGTGAAAGTAAGCGAAGGCGAAGTGCTGGTCATGAGGTCAGGCGCTGTCAAAATGAATCAGCGTTTCGTAACGGGAGCTTCCACAATTGCCAAATATAAAATGTCATTTGGTGAGCTTGAGCTGAAAACTAGCACAATATCGATTCAATCTGATCTCGGTGAAGAAAAAGGCCGTATCAGTATCGCATATGACATGCATGTCGGAGACGAGCAGCAGCATTTACATCATATGACGATCACGTATGAGGGAGGAACTCACGCATGA
- the argS gene encoding arginine--tRNA ligase: protein MNIAEQMKDVLKEEIKAAVLKAGLAEESQIPNVVLETPKDKTHGDYSTNMAMQLARVAKKAPRQIAEEIVAHFDKGKASIEKLDIAGPGFINFYMNNHYLTKLIPSVLKAGEAYGETNIGNGERVQVEFVSANPTGDLHLGHARGAAVGDSLCNVLSKAGYDVSREYYINDAGNQINNLALSVEVRYFEALGLEKPMPEDGYRGEDIIAIGKRLAEEYGDRFVNEDESERLAFFREYGLKYELEKLRKDLENFRVPFDVWYSETSLYQNGKIDKALEAIREKGHVYEEDGATWFRSTTFGDDKDRVLIKKDGTYTYLLPDIAYHKDKLDRGFDKLINVWGADHHGYIPRMKAAIEALGYEKGTLEVEIIQLVHLYKNGEKMKMSKRTGKAVTMRDLIEEVGLDAVRYFFAMRSADTHMDFDLDLAVSTSNENPVYYAQYAHARICSMLRQGEEQGLKPAADLDFSHVQSEKEYDLLKTIGGFPEAVAEAAEKRIPHRVTNYIYDLASALHSFYNAEKVIDPENEEKSRERLALMKATQITLNNALQLIGVSAPEKM, encoded by the coding sequence ATGAACATTGCGGAACAAATGAAGGACGTGCTGAAAGAAGAAATCAAAGCGGCCGTTCTGAAAGCGGGGTTGGCTGAAGAAAGCCAGATTCCGAATGTCGTTTTAGAAACACCGAAAGATAAAACACACGGCGATTATTCAACAAATATGGCGATGCAGCTGGCGAGAGTCGCAAAAAAAGCGCCGCGCCAAATCGCTGAAGAGATTGTCGCTCATTTTGATAAAGGAAAGGCTTCGATTGAAAAATTGGATATCGCCGGCCCGGGTTTTATTAATTTCTATATGAACAATCACTATTTAACGAAGCTGATTCCGTCTGTGTTAAAAGCGGGAGAAGCGTACGGGGAAACGAATATTGGAAACGGTGAGCGCGTTCAAGTAGAATTTGTATCAGCGAATCCGACGGGGGACCTTCACCTTGGCCATGCGCGCGGTGCGGCTGTCGGCGATTCTTTGTGCAATGTGCTTTCAAAAGCGGGCTACGATGTGAGCCGCGAATACTACATTAACGATGCCGGAAACCAAATCAACAACCTGGCGCTTTCTGTGGAAGTCCGTTACTTTGAAGCGCTCGGCTTGGAAAAACCGATGCCGGAGGACGGCTACCGCGGCGAGGATATCATTGCGATCGGAAAGCGTCTCGCAGAGGAATACGGCGACCGTTTCGTCAACGAAGACGAAAGCGAACGCCTCGCGTTTTTCCGTGAATACGGCCTAAAATACGAGCTGGAAAAGCTTCGCAAGGACTTGGAAAACTTCCGTGTGCCGTTTGATGTGTGGTATTCCGAAACATCGCTGTATCAAAACGGAAAAATCGACAAGGCGCTTGAAGCGATCCGCGAAAAAGGCCATGTCTATGAAGAAGACGGCGCGACTTGGTTCCGCTCCACGACGTTCGGCGATGATAAAGACCGCGTATTGATTAAGAAGGACGGCACGTACACGTACCTGCTGCCTGATATCGCATACCATAAAGACAAGCTTGACCGCGGCTTTGATAAGCTGATTAATGTTTGGGGCGCCGATCACCACGGCTACATCCCGCGTATGAAAGCGGCAATCGAAGCGCTGGGCTATGAAAAAGGAACGCTTGAAGTCGAAATCATTCAGCTCGTTCACCTTTACAAAAACGGCGAGAAAATGAAAATGAGCAAACGGACGGGTAAAGCGGTAACGATGCGCGACCTGATTGAAGAAGTCGGCTTGGATGCCGTGCGTTACTTCTTTGCGATGCGCAGTGCCGATACGCATATGGACTTTGACTTAGATCTTGCTGTATCAACATCTAACGAAAACCCTGTGTATTACGCACAATACGCTCATGCCCGTATTTGCAGCATGCTTCGCCAAGGGGAAGAACAGGGACTTAAGCCGGCGGCGGATCTTGATTTCAGCCATGTTCAATCAGAAAAAGAATATGATCTGCTGAAAACAATCGGCGGCTTCCCGGAAGCGGTGGCGGAAGCGGCGGAAAAACGAATTCCGCACCGCGTCACAAATTATATTTATGATCTGGCTTCTGCTTTGCACAGCTTCTATAACGCAGAGAAAGTCATCGACCCTGAAAATGAAGAGAAAAGCCGCGAGCGCCTTGCATTAATGAAGGCAACGCAAATTACGCTGAACAATGCGCTTCAGCTGATCGGCGTATCGGCTCCGGAAAAAATGTAA